The following coding sequences lie in one Agrobacterium vitis genomic window:
- a CDS encoding malonate--CoA ligase, with protein MSNHLFDAIKAAARPSSPFILINGGRIWTYDDAIALSGQIAGAIAKLGIQPGDRIAVQIEKSPEALILYLACLRAGAVYLPLNTAYTLAELDYFIGDAEPKLVVVSSSALDPIRKVAAPYGAHVETLNADGSGSLIDLARIEPTDFANVARAPDDLAAILYTSGTTGRSKGAMLTHDNLLSNALTLREFWRVTSDDRLIHALPIFHTHGLFVATNVTLLSGASMILLPKFDPDEVLSLMPNATLLMGVPTFYVRLLQSQKLDREITANIRLFISGSAPLLAETHVEFGKRTGKAILERYGMTETNMNTSNPYDGDRVPGTVGLPLPDVTVRITDPASGAILPAGETGSIEIKGPNVFKGYWRMPEKTAAEFTADGFFISGDLGKIDENGYVHIVGRGKDLVISGGYNIYPKEVESEIDQLEGVVESAVIGVPHPDFGEGVTAIVICKPGVSLDEKAILTALQDRLARYKQPKRIIFLEDLPRNTMGKVQKNVLRQQYADLYAAA; from the coding sequence ATGAGCAACCATCTTTTTGATGCCATCAAAGCCGCAGCACGGCCCAGTTCACCATTCATTCTGATCAATGGCGGAAGGATCTGGACGTATGACGATGCGATTGCGCTTTCCGGACAGATTGCTGGCGCTATTGCCAAGCTCGGCATTCAGCCCGGCGACCGGATTGCCGTGCAGATCGAAAAAAGCCCGGAAGCACTGATCCTCTACTTGGCCTGCCTTCGCGCCGGTGCGGTCTACCTGCCGCTGAACACGGCCTATACGCTTGCCGAACTGGACTATTTCATTGGCGATGCCGAGCCGAAGCTGGTGGTTGTCTCCTCCTCCGCGCTGGACCCCATCAGAAAAGTGGCTGCCCCCTATGGAGCGCATGTCGAAACGCTGAATGCGGACGGCTCAGGCTCGCTGATCGATCTTGCCCGCATAGAACCGACCGATTTCGCCAATGTCGCCCGCGCGCCCGACGATCTCGCCGCCATCCTTTATACGTCGGGAACAACCGGTCGCTCCAAGGGCGCGATGCTGACCCATGACAATCTCCTGTCGAATGCCTTGACCCTGCGCGAGTTCTGGCGCGTCACAAGCGATGACCGGCTGATCCACGCCCTGCCGATTTTCCATACGCACGGGCTGTTCGTCGCCACCAATGTGACCCTGCTGTCTGGCGCGTCAATGATCCTGTTGCCAAAATTCGATCCTGACGAAGTGCTGTCATTGATGCCGAATGCCACGCTTCTCATGGGTGTTCCGACCTTTTACGTGCGCCTCCTGCAAAGCCAGAAGCTGGACCGGGAGATCACCGCCAATATACGCCTTTTCATCTCCGGCTCGGCGCCTCTGCTGGCCGAAACCCATGTCGAGTTTGGCAAGCGCACCGGCAAAGCGATCCTTGAACGCTACGGCATGACCGAAACCAACATGAACACGTCCAATCCCTATGACGGAGACCGAGTTCCAGGAACCGTCGGCCTGCCGCTGCCGGACGTGACCGTGCGTATCACCGATCCCGCCAGCGGTGCCATTCTTCCAGCAGGCGAAACAGGGTCGATTGAAATCAAAGGACCGAATGTCTTCAAGGGCTATTGGCGGATGCCTGAAAAGACCGCTGCTGAATTCACCGCGGACGGCTTCTTCATCAGCGGCGATCTCGGCAAGATCGATGAGAACGGCTATGTCCATATCGTTGGGCGCGGCAAGGATCTGGTGATCTCAGGCGGATACAATATCTACCCCAAGGAAGTCGAAAGCGAAATCGACCAGCTTGAGGGCGTCGTCGAAAGTGCTGTTATCGGCGTACCCCACCCGGATTTTGGCGAAGGCGTAACCGCCATTGTCATCTGCAAGCCCGGCGTCTCGCTGGATGAGAAGGCAATCCTCACTGCGCTTCAGGATCGGCTTGCCCGCTACAAGCAGCCCAAGCGTATTATTTTCCTGGAAGACCTGCCGCGCAATACGATGGGCAAGGTCCAGAAGAATGTTCTGCGCCAGCAATATGCCGATCTTTACGCGGCAGCCTGA